A single genomic interval of Portunus trituberculatus isolate SZX2019 chromosome 41, ASM1759143v1, whole genome shotgun sequence harbors:
- the LOC123517025 gene encoding uncharacterized protein LOC123517025 isoform X1, protein MVSRGQQGSGSLTWLLVGAVSLVLVARVQPYPGYVERLPSLRRYPQTQQQQGPAESEPFAGTNDDYVEDDDDELGYSKKYAYDTLMAGREPDIFPYDQAEASNKNLQQILRSFRPVVGGTYPSDRVLPWDDLHELGLKGGRSAEDQLTAPDTSLTQLSFAKHRQKRVMCHFKICNMGRRRRARHSNPLQGWLS, encoded by the exons ATGGTTTCGCGAGGTCAGCAAGGAAGTGGCTCCCTTACGTGGCTCCTGGTGGGTGCCGTGtcgctggtgctggtggcgcgAGTGCAGCCCTACCCAGGGTACGTGGAGCGGCTGCCTAGCCTGCGGCGGTACCCCCagacgcagcagcagcaaggccCCGCGGAGAGTGAGCCCTTCGCCGGGACCAACGACGACTACgtagaagacgacgacgacgagttAGGTTATTCAAAAAAATATGCCTACGACACCCTTATGGCCGGAAGAGAGCCAGACATCTTCCCCTACGACCAG GCGGAGGCAAGCAATAAAAACCTGCAGCAGATATTACGATCGTTTCGCCCAGTTGTTGGCGGGACATATCCCTCAGACCGCGTCCTTCCCTGGGACGACCTGCACGAGCTGGGCCTCAAGGGCGGCAGGTCGGCGGAGGACCAGCTCACAGCCCCGGACACCAGCCTCACCCAGCTCTCCTTCGCCAAGCACAGACAAAAGAGAG TGATGTGCCACTTTAAAATCTGCAACATGGGGCGACGTCGGAGGGCCCGCCACTCCAACCCCCTGCAAGGCTGGCTCTCTTAA
- the LOC123517025 gene encoding uncharacterized protein LOC123517025 isoform X2 produces the protein MVSRGQQGSGSLTWLLVGAVSLVLVARVQPYPGYVERLPSLRRYPQTQQQQGPAESEPFAGTNDDYVEDDDDELGYSKKYAYDTLMAGREPDIFPYDQAEASNKNLQQILRSFRPVVGGTYPSDRVLPWDDLHELGLKGGRSAEDQLTAPDTSLTQLSFAKHRQKRERKWYCGLWMPICPFSG, from the exons ATGGTTTCGCGAGGTCAGCAAGGAAGTGGCTCCCTTACGTGGCTCCTGGTGGGTGCCGTGtcgctggtgctggtggcgcgAGTGCAGCCCTACCCAGGGTACGTGGAGCGGCTGCCTAGCCTGCGGCGGTACCCCCagacgcagcagcagcaaggccCCGCGGAGAGTGAGCCCTTCGCCGGGACCAACGACGACTACgtagaagacgacgacgacgagttAGGTTATTCAAAAAAATATGCCTACGACACCCTTATGGCCGGAAGAGAGCCAGACATCTTCCCCTACGACCAG GCGGAGGCAAGCAATAAAAACCTGCAGCAGATATTACGATCGTTTCGCCCAGTTGTTGGCGGGACATATCCCTCAGACCGCGTCCTTCCCTGGGACGACCTGCACGAGCTGGGCCTCAAGGGCGGCAGGTCGGCGGAGGACCAGCTCACAGCCCCGGACACCAGCCTCACCCAGCTCTCCTTCGCCAAGCACAGACAAAAGAGAG AGAGAAAATGGTATTGTGGGCTGTGGATGCCGATTTGTCCCTTCTCAGGG TGA